From Aestuariirhabdus haliotis, one genomic window encodes:
- a CDS encoding protein phosphatase CheZ, translating to MESDLKVQAQKLVELLESGDVSSAVNVIQELNEMRDQSLYQEVGRLTRALHESLMNFHIDSGITGKDQEEISHMADASDRLSYVTQMTESAANKTMDIVENCTPTAAELGVEAKALGLEWKRFINREISPDEFRVLSKKIGPFLEATEQRSTDLGNSLNDIIMAQDYQDLTGQVIKRVVSLVSEIEDSLVHLVRMAGKVDQMTGIEHEDMQKKPAVSSVEAEGPQINKEHREDVVSGQDEVDDLLSSLGF from the coding sequence TTGGAATCAGATCTTAAAGTTCAAGCGCAAAAACTGGTCGAGCTGCTCGAATCCGGTGATGTTTCTTCAGCTGTTAATGTTATCCAAGAGCTGAATGAGATGCGTGATCAGAGCCTTTATCAGGAAGTGGGCAGGTTGACTCGTGCATTGCATGAATCGCTTATGAACTTCCATATTGATTCTGGTATTACCGGGAAGGATCAAGAAGAGATCTCCCACATGGCCGATGCGTCCGATCGCCTAAGCTATGTCACGCAAATGACTGAAAGTGCAGCCAACAAAACGATGGATATTGTTGAAAATTGTACGCCAACGGCGGCTGAACTCGGAGTTGAAGCTAAGGCCTTGGGGCTTGAGTGGAAGCGATTTATTAATCGCGAGATCTCCCCCGATGAATTTAGAGTGTTGAGCAAGAAAATTGGTCCTTTTCTTGAGGCAACTGAACAACGTTCGACTGACCTGGGTAACAGCCTTAATGACATTATTATGGCGCAGGATTACCAGGACTTGACTGGGCAGGTCATTAAGCGGGTGGTCAGCCTTGTATCTGAAATTGAAGACAGCCTTGTCCATCTTGTTCGTATGGCGGGTAAAGTTGATCAAATGACGGGAATTGAACATGAAGATATGCAGAAGAAACCTGCTGTATCCAGTGTTGAGGCCGAAGGTCCACAGATCAACAAAGAGCATCGAGAAGACGTTGTTTCAGGGCAGGATGAAGTTGATGATCTTCTGTCCAGTCTAGGGTTCTAA
- a CDS encoding chemotaxis response regulator CheY, with the protein MKILIVDDFSTMRRIIKNLLRDLGFTNTSEADDGQTALPMLQSGDFDFLVTDWNMPGMTGIDLLRAVRADAKLNTLPVLMVTAEAKRDQIIEAAQAGVNGYVVKPFTAQALKEKIEKIFERVDAGG; encoded by the coding sequence ATGAAGATCCTTATTGTGGATGATTTTTCTACAATGAGACGCATCATCAAGAATCTTCTTCGAGACCTGGGGTTTACCAATACTTCAGAGGCTGACGATGGTCAGACGGCGTTGCCGATGCTGCAAAGTGGGGATTTCGATTTTCTGGTCACCGACTGGAATATGCCCGGCATGACGGGTATCGATCTGCTTCGCGCGGTACGGGCCGATGCCAAGTTGAACACGCTTCCGGTATTGATGGTTACGGCGGAGGCCAAGCGCGATCAGATAATTGAAGCCGCACAAGCGGGTGTTAACGGATATGTAGTCAAACCGTTTACTGCCCAGGCGTTGAAAGAGAAGATCGAAAAGATCTTTGAACGGGTTGATGCCGGGGGTTGA
- a CDS encoding RNA polymerase sigma factor FliA, producing the protein MYTDNQAESLNILVERHSPLVKRIAHHLAARLPASVQVDDLIQSGMIGLLEAARKYDGSKGAAFETYAGIRIRGAMLDEVRKGDWVPRSVHRNGRRVAEAVKSVESRLGRDAKDNEIAAELQISIDEYHSMLNDCMGSRLFSFDDLLDSEDSHHEGALLSPDIDLPHEGVQTDRFLKALEEAITTLPEREQLLLSLYYDEEMNLKEVGAVLGVSESRVSQLHSQAALRLRSRLEGWVSDLG; encoded by the coding sequence ATGTATACCGATAATCAGGCCGAATCGCTGAATATTCTTGTAGAGCGGCATTCGCCGTTGGTGAAGCGTATTGCCCATCATTTGGCGGCCCGACTGCCTGCCAGTGTGCAGGTCGATGATCTTATTCAGTCAGGAATGATTGGCTTGCTTGAGGCCGCACGTAAATACGATGGTTCAAAAGGGGCGGCATTCGAAACCTATGCTGGCATTCGAATTCGTGGTGCGATGCTCGATGAGGTGAGAAAAGGCGACTGGGTGCCACGTTCGGTACACCGCAATGGTCGCCGTGTGGCGGAGGCCGTGAAGTCTGTTGAATCTCGATTGGGGCGTGACGCTAAAGATAATGAAATAGCGGCCGAACTACAGATTAGTATCGACGAATATCACTCGATGCTAAATGACTGCATGGGGAGTCGCCTGTTCAGTTTTGACGATTTGCTTGATAGTGAAGACAGCCATCACGAAGGAGCGTTGTTATCGCCAGACATTGATCTTCCCCATGAGGGTGTTCAGACCGACCGGTTTTTGAAGGCCCTGGAAGAGGCGATCACCACGCTGCCAGAACGTGAACAGCTGCTGCTTTCTCTATACTACGACGAAGAGATGAATTTGAAAGAAGTGGGGGCTGTACTTGGTGTGAGCGAGTCCAGAGTAAGTCAATTACATAGCCAGGCGGCTCTGAGATTGCGATCCCGGCTTGAAGGGTGGGTGTCAGATTTGGGGTAA
- a CDS encoding MinD/ParA family protein: MGNQQPVQVIAVTGGKGGVGKTNVSVNISIALAEMGRRVMLFDADLGLANVDVLLGLSASKNLEDVMAGRCDLREILLNGPGGIKIIPASSGAQSMTELSPQQHAGMISAFSDLSGQLDVLIVDTAAGISDNVISFVRAAQEVVIVVTDEPTSITDAYALIKLLNRDYNLMRFRVVANMVRSPQEGRNLYNKLVNVTDRFLDVALQYIGAVPFDEAVRKAVQRQKAVMEAYPRSKASLALKALAQKIDALPLPTSSRGHLEFFVESLVAGEHGA, translated from the coding sequence ATGGGTAATCAACAGCCTGTGCAAGTGATAGCTGTGACAGGTGGTAAAGGCGGTGTTGGTAAAACCAATGTCTCGGTGAATATCAGTATCGCACTGGCGGAGATGGGTCGCCGGGTTATGTTATTTGATGCTGACCTGGGGTTGGCTAACGTTGATGTGCTGCTAGGCTTGTCTGCCAGCAAAAACCTTGAAGATGTGATGGCAGGCCGTTGTGACCTGCGCGAGATTCTGCTCAACGGTCCCGGTGGGATCAAGATCATTCCTGCCTCTTCGGGTGCCCAGTCGATGACCGAGCTGAGCCCTCAGCAGCATGCCGGGATGATCAGTGCATTTAGCGACCTGAGCGGCCAGCTGGATGTCCTGATCGTTGATACTGCGGCAGGTATTTCGGACAACGTGATCAGTTTTGTACGCGCTGCCCAGGAGGTCGTTATCGTTGTAACGGACGAACCGACGTCAATTACCGATGCCTACGCGCTTATCAAACTGTTGAATCGTGACTATAACCTGATGCGTTTCAGGGTTGTGGCGAATATGGTTCGTTCTCCCCAGGAGGGGAGAAACCTCTACAATAAGCTGGTGAATGTCACGGATCGTTTTCTTGATGTGGCTTTGCAATATATCGGGGCTGTGCCTTTCGACGAAGCGGTCCGTAAAGCCGTACAAAGGCAAAAAGCGGTTATGGAGGCGTACCCCAGAAGTAAGGCGTCGCTGGCTTTGAAGGCATTGGCGCAAAAAATTGACGCCTTGCCTTTGCCCACTTCATCCAGGGGGCACCTGGAATTCTTTGTTGAAAGCCTGGTGGCTGGTGAGCACGGGGCTTAA
- the flhF gene encoding flagellar biosynthesis protein FlhF, whose translation MKIKRYFASDMRQAMKLVKDDLGDDAAILSQRSVTGGVEVSASLDANLPRSDAFGPSGHRATLDNALAEARKKVSVAERGGAATQSSDQFGASDVASEAAVKRTLESIQSARSTAAPSRPSGNARGQQQTLESMRDELNDMKALLQQQLGGVAWGQFVDRTPQQAMFWRRLSGMGLSSTLCNQLIKIIEPQASAAHNWRRILAALARQLSTTQKNLVMEGGIFAFIGPTGSGKTTTIGKLATQYVLEHGPEQVALVTTDCYRVGASEQVKALGRILNVTVRVVDDPRRLQETVDSLSGKSLVLIDTAGLNHQDPNLQLQLSVLHEVRPMVRSLLVLACTSQQQVIRAAYHTYGKARLVGTVLTKLDEASSLGEAISLVAEHGLPVSYLADGQRIPEDVCLAKAHNLISRAVAISEQLPEDDEKMINEFAVSQRRDFQPAARYVS comes from the coding sequence ATGAAGATTAAACGCTACTTTGCATCTGACATGAGACAGGCCATGAAGCTGGTCAAAGATGATCTGGGTGACGATGCTGCTATCCTGTCCCAGCGCTCGGTTACGGGTGGGGTAGAGGTTTCGGCGTCGCTGGATGCCAACCTGCCTCGTAGCGATGCCTTTGGTCCCAGCGGTCACCGCGCTACTCTTGATAATGCCTTGGCAGAGGCCCGTAAAAAAGTCTCTGTTGCTGAGCGAGGAGGGGCTGCTACCCAATCTTCGGATCAATTTGGTGCCTCGGATGTGGCTTCTGAAGCAGCGGTTAAACGAACCCTGGAGTCCATTCAGTCGGCGCGAAGTACGGCAGCGCCTTCCCGTCCATCGGGTAATGCGCGGGGGCAGCAACAGACTCTTGAATCCATGCGCGATGAATTGAATGATATGAAAGCGCTGTTGCAGCAACAACTTGGTGGTGTTGCCTGGGGGCAATTTGTTGACCGTACACCGCAGCAGGCTATGTTTTGGCGTCGATTAAGCGGCATGGGGTTGTCATCAACACTGTGCAATCAATTGATAAAGATCATTGAGCCGCAGGCTTCAGCGGCTCATAATTGGCGGCGAATTCTTGCCGCTTTGGCTCGTCAGCTTTCAACCACCCAGAAAAATCTGGTGATGGAAGGAGGCATTTTCGCGTTTATCGGCCCTACTGGTTCTGGCAAAACGACCACCATAGGTAAGTTGGCCACCCAATACGTTCTGGAGCATGGGCCCGAGCAAGTAGCTCTGGTGACCACGGATTGCTATCGGGTGGGGGCTTCCGAGCAGGTGAAGGCGCTGGGCCGCATCCTTAATGTGACAGTTCGGGTGGTTGATGATCCGAGACGATTGCAAGAGACAGTAGACAGTTTGAGTGGTAAGTCCCTGGTGCTGATCGATACGGCAGGGCTAAACCATCAAGATCCTAATCTGCAACTACAATTAAGCGTGCTCCATGAAGTAAGGCCAATGGTGCGCAGTCTGCTGGTTTTAGCGTGCACCAGTCAGCAGCAGGTTATTCGAGCTGCGTATCATACATACGGCAAAGCCAGGTTGGTTGGGACAGTACTGACGAAGCTTGATGAAGCATCCAGCCTGGGAGAAGCCATTAGTCTGGTGGCCGAGCATGGTTTGCCAGTATCCTATCTGGCTGATGGGCAGCGAATTCCGGAAGATGTTTGTCTGGCGAAAGCTCATAATTTGATCAGTCGGGCGGTGGCTATATCGGAGCAATTACCGGAAGATGATGAAAAAATGATCAATGAGTTTGCGGTTAGCCAAAGGCGGGATTTCCAGCCCGCGGCTCGCTATGTAAGTTAA
- the flhA gene encoding flagellar biosynthesis protein FlhA, with product MKTLGQGSLGVPLLLLVVLGMMTLPVPPFLLDVLFTFNIALALVVLLVSVYALRPLDFAVFPTILLVATLLRLALNVASTRVVLLHGHSGGDAAGKVIEAFGEVVIGGNYVVGLVVFAILMIINFVVVTKGAGRISEVSARFTLDAMPGKQMAIDADLNSGLIQQEEARTRREEVGQEADFYGSMDGASKFVRGDAVAGLLILFINIIGGLSIGMLQHGLTFDTALQNYSLLTIGDGLVAQIPSLLLSTASAIMVTRVSDSQEMGSQITQQMFNSPRALAVAAAILLIMGSIPGMPHVAFIGLGLLAAGGAWFIYRKNMQGEADAATEEQEKLQLEQQQQEQQSTEGRELGWDDVSPVDMVGLEVGYRLIPLVDKTQGGELLGRIKGVRKKLSQELGFLVPSVHIRDNLDLLPNVYRITLMGVTISEAEVHPDRDLAINPGQVFGALQGIEGKDPAFGLDAVWIERGQREQAQTLGYTVVDASTVVATHLNQVMNKHAHELLGHEEVQHLLDLLARQSPKLAEDLVPNKMTVSTLLKVLQNLLVEQVAIRDIRTIAEALADQAAQSQDPATLTAIARVALARSIVQSIVGLEPQVPVITLDPSLEQILLQSVQQARQSGAAPDEGVVLEPGMAEKLQQSLVEAAQRQELAGKPVVLLVAAPIRPLLARFARYGVAAMHVLSYQEIPDNKQITIEGTVGQ from the coding sequence ATGAAAACGCTGGGGCAGGGCAGCCTGGGGGTGCCTCTGCTGCTGTTAGTCGTGTTAGGTATGATGACCCTGCCGGTCCCCCCCTTTTTGTTGGACGTTTTATTTACCTTTAACATTGCACTGGCACTGGTTGTTTTGCTGGTTAGTGTATATGCCTTACGACCGCTCGATTTTGCCGTTTTTCCGACTATTTTGCTGGTGGCGACCCTGCTTCGCCTGGCGCTCAATGTTGCTTCGACACGGGTGGTATTACTTCACGGTCATTCGGGGGGTGATGCCGCAGGAAAGGTGATTGAGGCCTTTGGTGAAGTGGTGATTGGCGGTAACTATGTGGTTGGTCTGGTGGTCTTTGCGATTTTGATGATCATCAACTTTGTCGTAGTCACCAAGGGTGCCGGGCGTATTTCTGAAGTCAGCGCACGTTTCACCCTGGACGCTATGCCGGGTAAGCAGATGGCCATCGATGCGGACCTGAATTCCGGCCTGATACAGCAAGAAGAAGCTCGTACGCGCCGTGAAGAGGTGGGGCAGGAAGCCGATTTCTACGGTTCCATGGATGGTGCCAGTAAGTTTGTTCGGGGCGATGCGGTTGCCGGCTTACTGATCCTGTTTATCAATATCATCGGTGGTCTCAGTATCGGTATGCTGCAGCATGGCCTGACCTTTGATACCGCCTTGCAAAACTATTCCCTGTTAACCATTGGTGACGGCTTGGTTGCTCAAATTCCGTCGCTGTTACTTTCAACTGCATCGGCCATCATGGTGACTCGGGTCTCCGATTCCCAGGAGATGGGCAGCCAGATTACTCAGCAGATGTTTAATTCGCCAAGGGCTCTGGCGGTAGCCGCTGCAATTTTGCTGATCATGGGCTCTATTCCCGGTATGCCTCATGTGGCTTTTATTGGTTTGGGTTTGCTGGCCGCAGGTGGTGCCTGGTTTATCTACCGTAAAAATATGCAGGGTGAAGCGGATGCTGCTACTGAAGAGCAGGAGAAGCTGCAGTTGGAACAGCAACAACAAGAACAACAATCAACCGAGGGGCGTGAGCTAGGCTGGGATGATGTCAGCCCGGTGGATATGGTCGGGCTGGAGGTCGGCTACCGCCTGATCCCCCTGGTCGATAAAACTCAGGGCGGGGAACTGCTGGGGCGGATCAAGGGGGTACGTAAAAAGCTATCGCAGGAGTTGGGCTTTTTGGTGCCGTCGGTACATATTCGAGACAATCTCGACCTGTTACCGAATGTCTATCGCATTACCCTGATGGGGGTAACGATCAGCGAAGCTGAGGTTCACCCGGACCGGGATCTGGCGATCAATCCCGGGCAGGTCTTTGGTGCCTTACAGGGGATAGAGGGTAAGGATCCCGCATTTGGGCTGGATGCGGTATGGATTGAACGAGGCCAGCGAGAACAGGCGCAAACCCTCGGCTACACCGTGGTAGATGCGTCCACTGTGGTCGCGACCCACCTTAACCAGGTGATGAATAAGCATGCTCACGAGCTACTAGGGCATGAAGAAGTGCAGCATCTGCTTGATTTGCTGGCTCGCCAATCGCCCAAGCTCGCCGAAGATTTGGTGCCGAACAAGATGACCGTGAGTACGCTGCTTAAGGTGCTTCAAAACCTGTTGGTTGAACAGGTCGCGATCCGGGATATTAGAACCATCGCCGAAGCTTTGGCGGATCAAGCGGCGCAGAGTCAAGATCCCGCCACTTTAACGGCAATAGCCCGAGTGGCACTGGCACGCTCTATCGTACAGAGTATCGTAGGTTTGGAGCCCCAGGTGCCTGTTATTACCCTGGATCCATCATTGGAACAGATTTTGCTGCAATCAGTACAGCAAGCCAGGCAAAGCGGTGCGGCTCCTGATGAAGGGGTTGTGCTGGAGCCGGGAATGGCGGAGAAGTTGCAGCAATCCCTCGTAGAGGCAGCGCAACGGCAAGAGTTGGCAGGTAAACCCGTTGTCTTGTTGGTTGCCGCTCCGATCAGACCTTTATTGGCTCGCTTTGCTCGTTACGGTGTGGCTGCAATGCATGTGCTTTCTTATCAGGAAATTCCGGATAACAAGCAGATCACCATAGAAGGCACCGTAGGACAATAA
- the flhB gene encoding flagellar biosynthesis protein FlhB, with protein MAEQQDSSQDRSEEPTEKRMRDAREEGQVPRSKELTTMLLLLVGSGTLFASAALIGGNIGSVMRFNFSLEREAAFDTSLMMHHLGVSLVESTTSLIPFFIAMMLVSLLSPLALGGWLLSGKAVMPKFSRMDPLKGLKRMFSAKSLIELIKSIAKVAVVATVSILVLLSKREDLLGIGKESIPQAIAHSLSVLGWSVMGMSASLILIALIDIPFQIWDHRKQLMMTKQEVKDEFKNTEGKPEVKSRIRQLQREMAESRMMADVPQADVVITNPTHFAIAIKYDATKADAPYVLAKGVEEVAFKIREVAEGNDVSIIESPTLARAIYFTTRIGQQIPAGLYVAVAQVLAYVFQLRRHREGVGETAPVQPDFPVPDDLQRDVDGQPVDTEE; from the coding sequence ATGGCAGAGCAGCAAGACAGTAGTCAGGATCGTTCGGAGGAGCCCACCGAAAAGCGAATGCGTGACGCTCGTGAGGAGGGGCAAGTACCCCGATCCAAAGAGCTGACTACCATGCTATTGCTGTTGGTTGGTAGCGGTACACTGTTTGCCTCTGCTGCTTTGATTGGTGGAAATATTGGTTCCGTCATGCGGTTCAACTTTTCTCTCGAGCGTGAAGCGGCTTTTGACACCTCGCTTATGATGCACCACCTGGGTGTTTCATTGGTCGAATCCACAACGTCACTCATTCCTTTTTTTATTGCCATGATGTTGGTCTCTTTACTGAGTCCTTTGGCGCTTGGCGGCTGGTTGCTGAGTGGTAAGGCGGTGATGCCAAAATTCAGTCGCATGGACCCTTTGAAAGGGCTTAAGCGAATGTTTTCGGCCAAGTCTTTGATCGAGCTGATAAAGTCGATCGCCAAAGTGGCGGTCGTTGCAACAGTGTCGATACTGGTGTTGTTATCGAAACGTGAGGACTTGCTGGGTATTGGTAAAGAATCGATCCCTCAAGCGATTGCCCACAGTTTGTCGGTGTTGGGTTGGTCGGTGATGGGAATGAGTGCGAGCCTGATATTGATCGCCCTGATCGATATTCCATTTCAAATCTGGGATCACCGCAAGCAATTGATGATGACCAAGCAAGAGGTTAAAGACGAGTTTAAGAATACGGAAGGTAAACCCGAAGTAAAAAGCCGGATTCGACAACTGCAACGGGAGATGGCCGAGAGTCGCATGATGGCGGATGTTCCCCAGGCCGATGTGGTCATTACCAACCCCACCCATTTTGCTATTGCGATCAAGTACGACGCTACCAAAGCAGATGCTCCCTATGTTTTGGCGAAAGGCGTTGAAGAGGTCGCGTTCAAGATTCGTGAGGTCGCCGAAGGGAATGACGTCAGCATTATCGAATCTCCGACCCTGGCGCGTGCGATCTATTTTACGACTCGTATTGGTCAGCAAATCCCGGCGGGGCTTTATGTCGCGGTGGCTCAGGTGCTGGCTTACGTCTTCCAGCTGCGGCGACATCGTGAGGGTGTAGGGGAGACTGCTCCAGTTCAGCCTGATTTTCCGGTGCCGGATGATTTACAGCGTGACGTTGACGGGCAGCCTGTGGATACCGAGGAATAA
- the fliR gene encoding flagellar biosynthetic protein FliR — protein sequence MIELSTQEISGWVSHLMWPLFRIASLFMVMPIIGTQLVPTRVRLLFAIAVTALVAPMLPDMPEYDVLSLASWVITAQQVLIGSLMGFVLQLFFHTFALAGQMIAMQMGLGFASLNDPANGVNVAAVGQMYLMLVTLLFLAMNGHLVVIQVVVDSFLTLPVGQFLSFQSLYEIVVWFGWIFGSALLIAIPAMSALLIVNLTFGVMTKSAPQLNVFALGFPMTLIFGLFIIWVAVSGFLSQYSQMAESALFVLKNLVGVQ from the coding sequence ATGATCGAACTGTCCACACAGGAGATCAGTGGTTGGGTTAGCCATTTGATGTGGCCACTGTTTCGTATCGCAAGTTTGTTTATGGTGATGCCCATTATTGGTACTCAGTTGGTTCCTACGCGTGTGAGGTTGCTGTTTGCTATTGCCGTCACGGCTCTGGTTGCCCCGATGCTACCGGATATGCCGGAATACGATGTACTTTCTTTAGCTTCCTGGGTGATTACGGCACAGCAAGTCTTAATCGGTAGTCTGATGGGCTTTGTTCTGCAGTTGTTTTTCCATACGTTTGCCTTGGCCGGGCAGATGATTGCCATGCAGATGGGATTGGGTTTTGCCTCGTTAAATGACCCGGCCAATGGCGTCAATGTGGCGGCGGTGGGTCAGATGTATCTGATGCTGGTGACCCTGCTGTTTCTTGCCATGAACGGTCACCTGGTTGTTATTCAAGTAGTGGTAGACAGTTTTTTGACTCTACCTGTCGGGCAGTTTTTGTCGTTTCAAAGCCTGTACGAAATAGTCGTCTGGTTTGGCTGGATCTTTGGTAGTGCCTTGTTGATCGCGATTCCTGCCATGAGTGCACTATTGATTGTAAACCTCACCTTCGGAGTGATGACAAAATCCGCACCTCAGCTTAACGTCTTTGCCCTCGGCTTTCCCATGACTCTTATTTTTGGTCTTTTTATCATCTGGGTCGCAGTATCCGGTTTTCTATCTCAGTATTCGCAAATGGCGGAGTCGGCACTCTTTGTGCTTAAGAACCTTGTCGGTGTCCAATAG
- the fliQ gene encoding flagellar biosynthesis protein FliQ — protein sequence MTPEMAIDLFRDALFIIVQMVAIIVVPSLFVGLMVSVFQAATQINEQTLSFLPRLLVTLITIMLAGPWLLRRLMDFFTDLFNSIPFMIG from the coding sequence ATGACTCCGGAAATGGCAATTGATCTGTTCCGCGACGCGCTGTTTATTATTGTCCAGATGGTAGCCATTATCGTTGTGCCCAGTTTGTTCGTTGGTTTAATGGTGAGTGTCTTCCAGGCAGCCACTCAAATTAACGAGCAAACCCTGAGTTTTCTACCTCGATTGTTGGTTACCCTGATTACCATCATGCTTGCCGGCCCCTGGTTGTTACGCCGCTTGATGGATTTTTTTACCGACTTGTTTAATTCTATTCCTTTTATGATTGGTTAA
- the fliP gene encoding flagellar type III secretion system pore protein FliP (The bacterial flagellar biogenesis protein FliP forms a type III secretion system (T3SS)-type pore required for flagellar assembly.), with protein MRLFGFCFLLVGLLLPVHAQAETLLGVPALTVTTNADGNQEYTVTIQILAIMTMLTLLPAIVMMMTSFTRIIIVFSILRQALGLQQTPSNQVLLGLALFLSFFIMTPVLDKANEQALQPYLAEEIGSLEALQRAMGPFRSFMLAQTRESDLDLFVKISGKTDIPSAIEVPMNILVPAFVTSELKTAFQIGFMLFIPFLIIDLVVASVLMAMGMMMLSPLIVSLPFKIMLFVLVDGWAMVIGTMAASFGV; from the coding sequence ATGAGACTGTTTGGGTTCTGTTTTCTTCTAGTTGGATTATTGTTGCCCGTTCATGCACAGGCTGAAACGTTGTTGGGAGTTCCAGCGCTGACCGTGACGACCAATGCTGATGGTAACCAGGAATATACGGTCACTATTCAGATTTTAGCCATCATGACGATGCTGACTTTGCTGCCAGCCATTGTCATGATGATGACTTCATTTACCCGCATCATTATTGTTTTTTCGATTCTTCGTCAGGCCCTCGGATTGCAACAAACGCCATCCAATCAGGTCCTGCTTGGCTTGGCGCTGTTTCTTTCCTTCTTTATCATGACGCCTGTATTGGATAAGGCCAATGAGCAGGCGCTGCAGCCTTATCTGGCCGAAGAAATAGGTTCGTTGGAAGCCCTGCAGAGGGCGATGGGGCCATTCAGGTCCTTTATGCTGGCGCAAACCCGGGAGTCGGATCTGGATCTGTTTGTAAAAATATCCGGTAAAACAGATATCCCGTCTGCGATTGAAGTGCCCATGAATATTCTGGTGCCAGCCTTTGTCACCAGCGAATTAAAAACCGCCTTTCAAATCGGTTTTATGCTGTTTATTCCTTTTCTGATTATCGACCTTGTCGTGGCCAGTGTTCTGATGGCTATGGGTATGATGATGTTGTCTCCACTCATTGTTTCGTTGCCCTTTAAGATTATGTTGTTTGTGTTAGTCGATGGTTGGGCCATGGTCATTGGTACCATGGCGGCAAGTTTCGGGGTGTAG
- the fliO gene encoding flagellar biosynthetic protein FliO, whose protein sequence is MISRLLVILLLFCSGFSVAAEEIKTKTSPEVMSAGSMVQVLGGLLLVVALIFVISWLMRRVSGITVGHGGKLKVLAGIPLGPRDRLVLVKVGDKQILLGASPGRINTLHVFDEPVIEDSDEPASDFAQKLQEIVKRGGAS, encoded by the coding sequence ATGATCAGTCGACTCCTTGTTATCCTGTTACTGTTTTGCTCCGGATTTTCGGTTGCCGCGGAGGAGATCAAGACCAAAACTTCACCTGAGGTTATGAGTGCAGGCTCAATGGTTCAGGTCTTGGGCGGTTTGTTGTTGGTCGTTGCGCTGATTTTTGTGATCTCCTGGTTAATGCGCAGGGTCAGCGGTATCACGGTCGGCCATGGCGGCAAGCTGAAGGTGTTAGCCGGCATACCTTTGGGTCCGAGAGATCGGCTTGTGCTGGTTAAGGTGGGGGATAAACAAATTTTGTTGGGAGCCTCTCCTGGCAGGATTAACACGCTACATGTGTTTGATGAGCCGGTGATCGAAGACAGTGATGAGCCTGCCAGTGATTTCGCTCAAAAACTGCAGGAGATCGTGAAGCGAGGCGGTGCTTCATGA
- the fliN gene encoding flagellar motor switch protein FliN — protein MADDNDELETNEETGGNESMSEENNVEEAGDDQALADEWAAALEESGDGGDQADIDALLNEAEKPAPAVMDQLEEPVGAQPVFTGSEDGPNLDVILDIPVTIAMEVGGTDITIRNLLQLNQGSVIELDRLAGEPLDVTVNGTLIAHGEVVVVNEKFGIRLTDVVSPSERIKKLK, from the coding sequence ATGGCGGATGATAATGATGAGCTTGAAACTAACGAAGAAACCGGTGGAAATGAGTCCATGAGCGAAGAAAATAATGTTGAAGAAGCCGGCGATGATCAGGCTTTGGCCGATGAATGGGCTGCAGCTCTGGAAGAGTCTGGTGATGGTGGTGATCAGGCAGATATTGATGCCTTACTCAATGAGGCCGAGAAACCTGCTCCCGCAGTTATGGATCAATTGGAAGAACCTGTTGGAGCCCAGCCTGTTTTTACCGGTAGCGAAGATGGTCCAAATCTGGATGTCATTCTTGATATTCCGGTAACCATTGCTATGGAAGTCGGTGGAACAGATATTACGATTCGAAACCTGTTGCAGCTTAATCAGGGCTCGGTCATCGAGCTGGACCGTCTGGCAGGAGAGCCTCTTGATGTTACGGTCAACGGAACCCTGATTGCACACGGAGAGGTGGTGGTTGTTAACGAGAAATTTGGCATTCGTTTAACCGATGTGGTTAGCCCTAGCGAACGCATTAAAAAGTTAAAATGA